The following proteins are co-located in the Hypanus sabinus isolate sHypSab1 chromosome 28, sHypSab1.hap1, whole genome shotgun sequence genome:
- the LOC132382335 gene encoding uncharacterized protein LOC132382335 has translation MEPVLRPDRLDLDPQDPDAALAFEHWLACFQSYLAELRATEPAVMHRILLSRVSSKVYSFIRDLPTYEGALDALKRQYLRPVNTVYARHRLATRQQRPGESCAEFLRALQTLVRACDCKTLTAEQHAELLVRDAFVTGLRSVYMRQRLLENSDLTLSSAIEKANALEAARHNADAVQSRDSPPVSWTPQTPPPLAPGSEFANAATSRHSTSSPTQTTAVARKELVLCYFCGQKKHPRQRCPAREATCSSCGKRGHFAKVCKSQPRAECSAAGETWGPPSCMPGCGRPSLSTSARPAPDPRMLTGYPGCEQPSLSASACPAPDPPMLTGYPDGDPTLATVTLDQSAPHQLARSMMDIQVEGHWTGCLFDTGSTGSFIHPDTVQRCGLATRPVSQRFHLASGSQSADIRAGCVATLVVQGTVYRDFELLVMPNLCAPVLLGLDFQSHLESVTMVYDGPLPPLTVKNPQFCGTSSHTPLLTTHTHGHTHPIQNQANSCATDTCSLSTLKIPPPPLFANLTPDCKPVATKSRRYSAGDRAFIQSEVQRLLREGIIEPSTSPWRAQVVVVRTGQKNRMVVDYSQTINRFTQLDAYPLPRIADMVNQIAQYKVYSTIDLKSAYHQLPICPEDCPYTAFQAGGRLYHFLRVPFGVTNGVSVFQREMDRMVDQYQLQATFPYLDNITICGHDRPDHDANLQRFLQVAAALNLTYNRDKCVFGTTRLAILGLSLGPPYQFG, from the exons atggaacccgttttgcgtccggaccggttggatttggaccctcaagaccctgacgcggctctcgcttttgaacactggcttgcatgcttccaatcgtacttggcggagcttcgtgcgactgaacccgccgttatgcacagaatcctactctcgagggtctcctccaaagtttactcctttatccgggacctgccgacctacgaaggggcactggacgccctcaaacgacagtacctgcggccggtgaacaccgtctacgcaagacatcgcttagctacccggcaacagcggcctggcgaatcgtgcgctgagtttctccgagcactacagacactcgtccgagcttgtgactgcaagacgctcacggcagaacagcatgcagagctgctggtgcgagacgcctttgtgacgggactgaggtcagtgtacatgcgccagcggctgctggagaactcggatcttaccttaagctcggcgatagagaaggccaacgctctagaagctgcgcggcataacgccgacgctgtccagtcgcgcgattccccgccggtttcgtggacgcctcagaccccgccaccgctggctcccgggagcgaattcgccaacgccgccaccagtcgccattccacgagctccccgacccagaccacggctgtggcccgtaaggaactcgtgctttgttatttctgtggccaaaagaaacatcctcgacaacgctgtccagcgcgagaagcgacctgctccagctgcggaaagcggggccacttcgccaaggtctgtaagtctcaacctcgagcggagtgcagcgctgcgggtgaaacgtgggggccgccatcttgcatgccgggatgtgggcggccatctttgtcgacgtcagcacgccccgcccccgatcctcggatgctgaccgggtaccccggatgtgagcagccatctttgtcggcgtcagcatgccccgcccccgaccctccgatgctgaccgggtaccccgacggcgatccaactctggccactgtgactctcgaccaaagcgccccacaccagcttgcaaggtccatgatggacatccaggtggaggggcattggactggatgcctgtttgacacgggcagcactgggagttttattcacccggacacagtgcaacgctgcggacttgcaacgcggccggtcagtcagaggttccatttggcctctgggtcgcagtccgcagacatccgggcgggttgtgtagcgactttggtggtgcaaggcacagtatatcgggactttgaactgctggtcatgcctaatctgtgtgcacctgtgctattggggctggacttccagagccatctcgaaagtgtgactatggtatacgacgggcccctcccaccactcactgtcaagaatcctcagttttgtgggacttcttcacataccccgctactgaccacacacacacacggacacacacatcccatccagaaccaggccaacagctgcgctaccgacacttgcagcctctccactctcaagatccctcccccaccgctgttcgccaacctgacccccgactgtaaacctgtggcaaccaaaagcaggaggtacagcgcgggggaccgggccttcattcagtcggaggtgcagcggctgctcagggaggggatcattgagccgagcacaagcccttggagggcccaggtggttgttgttcggactgggcagaaaaataggatggtggtggactatagtcaaaccatcaataggtttacgcagcttgacgcataccccctaccccgcatcgcggatatggtcaaccagattgctcagtataaggtgtactcgacaatagatctgaaatccgcttatcaccagctccccatctgcccagaggactgcccctacaccgccttccaggcgggcggccggctctatcacttcctgcgcgtccctttcggtgtcacgaatggtgtctctgtcttccagagggaaatggaccggatggtggaccagtaccaactgcaggccacatttccctatctggataacatcaccatctgtggtcatgacaggccagatcacgacgccaacctccaacggtttctccaagtggccgcagctctgaaccttacttataacagggacaagtgtgtttttggtaccacccgccttgctatacttgg tctgtcactgggaccaccctaccagtttggctga